The Niastella koreensis GR20-10 genome includes a window with the following:
- a CDS encoding MgtC/SapB family protein: protein MDTLDIVTKLLISILIGAIIGSEREYHNKSAGLRTLMLICLGATLFTIFSMELGERTSPDRIASNIVTGIGFVGAGVIFMGGTGINGVTTAATIWATAALGVGVGAGHQYIALAGCIVLVGILQSFKLVEEWIDRINRVHTYEITCAYHDQVFDHYEDLMKRYHLTFKRGQFSKENQTCQATWDAAGSKKNHHAFISHILNDAAVQKFVF, encoded by the coding sequence ATGGATACGTTGGATATCGTAACAAAACTGCTTATTTCAATTTTAATTGGCGCTATAATAGGGTCTGAACGGGAATATCATAACAAATCGGCGGGTTTGCGTACGCTGATGCTGATCTGTTTGGGCGCCACCCTGTTTACCATTTTTTCGATGGAGCTGGGCGAGCGTACTTCGCCCGACCGTATTGCCAGTAATATTGTTACCGGGATTGGTTTTGTGGGCGCCGGGGTGATCTTTATGGGGGGAACCGGCATTAACGGTGTTACCACGGCTGCCACCATCTGGGCCACGGCTGCATTGGGGGTAGGGGTAGGGGCCGGTCACCAGTATATAGCGCTGGCGGGTTGTATTGTGCTGGTGGGCATTTTACAATCATTCAAGCTGGTGGAGGAATGGATTGACCGCATTAACCGGGTGCATACGTATGAGATCACCTGTGCTTACCACGACCAGGTATTTGACCATTATGAAGACCTGATGAAACGCTATCACCTCACCTTTAAAAGAGGCCAGTTCAGTAAGGAAAATCAAACCTGCCAGGCCACCTGGGATGCCGCTGGTTCCAAAAAGAACCATCACGCGTTTATCAGTCATATCCTGAATGATGCGGCGGTGCAGAAGTTTGTGTTTTAA
- a CDS encoding aldose 1-epimerase family protein — MLTIENNQIKAVINAKGAELTQLILKEHQLDYMWGGDPAVWGKHSPVLFPIVGSLKNNTYYYNGQAYQLPRHGFARDKQFAVESQSADTISFLLRNDAETATVYPFAFEFRIRYTLVDNSLAVAYEVVNPDKTDLYFSVGAHPAFKIPVVPGTEYTDYYLQFNQVETTPRWPISPDGLIEQTPLPLLQNTNRLNLTKDLFQKDALVLKGMPSTIVTLGSAKTPHGFRFDYPGFPFMGIWAAKNADFVCIEPWCGIADSVATSQQLQEKEGINKLAAGETFTRTWTITLM, encoded by the coding sequence ATGTTAACGATAGAAAATAACCAGATAAAAGCCGTTATAAACGCCAAAGGCGCCGAGCTTACCCAACTGATCCTAAAAGAACATCAACTGGACTATATGTGGGGCGGCGACCCGGCCGTATGGGGCAAACACTCACCCGTATTGTTTCCCATTGTAGGCTCGTTAAAAAACAATACCTACTACTACAACGGACAGGCGTACCAGCTGCCCCGGCATGGATTTGCCCGCGATAAACAATTTGCGGTAGAAAGCCAGTCGGCCGATACCATTAGCTTTTTATTACGCAACGATGCCGAAACCGCTACCGTGTATCCCTTTGCGTTTGAGTTTCGTATCCGGTACACCCTGGTAGATAATTCCCTGGCTGTTGCCTATGAAGTAGTGAATCCGGACAAAACAGACCTGTATTTTTCCGTAGGCGCCCACCCGGCCTTTAAGATCCCGGTAGTACCAGGTACAGAATACACCGATTACTATTTACAATTCAACCAGGTTGAAACCACGCCGCGCTGGCCCATTTCACCCGACGGACTGATAGAACAAACGCCCTTACCGCTGTTACAAAACACCAACCGCCTCAACCTTACAAAAGACCTCTTTCAAAAAGATGCGCTGGTGTTAAAAGGCATGCCGTCTACCATTGTAACCCTCGGTTCTGCCAAAACACCCCACGGTTTCCGCTTCGATTATCCCGGCTTTCCCTTTATGGGCATCTGGGCCGCCAAAAACGCCGATTTTGTTTGCATAGAACCCTGGTGTGGAATAGCAGACAGCGTTGCTACATCACAACAGTTACAGGAAAAAGAAGGTATTAATAAACTGGCCGCCGGGGAAACATTTACGCGTACGTGGACTATAACACTAATGTGA
- a CDS encoding ABC transporter permease, which translates to MRRVLEILGSSLNLTWQEFKSHKIRTLLSLTGVAFGIFCIISVLATVDSLKYQVKKDIQALGTNTVYIDKWVYAGGPDYPWWRYVKRPSPSYDEMKLLKERVPAAANVALNINTNSYVGFQNDVINSVNYYGITDEFINIQPVEIELGRYLQPADYDFAANVIVMGYTIAETLFGKAEKAVGTTVILKEGKRALVVGLIKKQGKSFVGGWEYDNSILMPLGFMKQMVREKTSSPIIMVQGRETVPMNQLRDELTGAMRSIRKLKPTQEDDFALNDIDAFSSFADEIFGGINKGGWAIACLSLVVGMFGVANIMFVTVRERTSQIGLKKAIGAKSSMILTEFLLESAFLCIMGGILGLSIVFALTLASKAIFGFTVFIAPGILILAISICIIVGVLAGIIPARIAAKMDPVVAIRSK; encoded by the coding sequence ATGCGCCGAGTCCTTGAAATTCTGGGCAGTAGCCTCAACTTAACCTGGCAGGAATTTAAATCCCATAAAATTCGCACCTTGCTCTCATTGACCGGGGTGGCCTTTGGTATTTTTTGCATTATCAGCGTGCTGGCCACGGTAGATAGTCTTAAATACCAGGTTAAAAAAGACATTCAGGCGCTGGGCACCAATACCGTGTACATCGATAAATGGGTGTATGCCGGTGGTCCCGACTATCCCTGGTGGCGCTATGTAAAACGTCCCTCCCCCAGCTACGACGAAATGAAGCTGCTGAAAGAAAGAGTGCCTGCCGCCGCCAATGTGGCTCTCAATATCAATACCAACAGTTATGTAGGGTTCCAGAACGATGTCATAAACAGTGTGAACTACTATGGCATCACCGATGAGTTTATAAATATTCAACCTGTAGAAATTGAACTGGGCCGGTATCTGCAACCCGCCGATTACGACTTTGCCGCCAATGTAATCGTGATGGGTTATACCATTGCCGAAACGCTGTTTGGCAAAGCCGAAAAAGCAGTGGGCACCACCGTTATTCTCAAAGAAGGCAAACGCGCCCTGGTGGTTGGACTCATAAAAAAACAGGGCAAAAGCTTTGTAGGCGGTTGGGAATACGACAACAGCATCCTGATGCCGCTGGGCTTTATGAAACAAATGGTACGCGAAAAAACCAGCAGTCCCATCATAATGGTACAGGGCCGGGAAACGGTGCCCATGAACCAGTTGCGCGATGAGCTTACCGGCGCCATGCGTTCCATCCGCAAATTAAAACCCACGCAGGAAGATGATTTTGCCCTGAACGACATTGATGCCTTCAGCAGTTTCGCCGATGAGATCTTTGGCGGCATCAATAAAGGCGGCTGGGCCATTGCCTGTCTCTCGCTGGTAGTTGGCATGTTTGGCGTAGCCAATATCATGTTTGTGACCGTACGCGAACGCACCTCACAGATCGGACTGAAAAAAGCCATCGGCGCCAAAAGCTCTATGATCCTCACCGAATTCCTGCTCGAAAGCGCCTTCCTGTGTATTATGGGCGGCATACTAGGGCTGTCTATAGTATTCGCACTCACCCTGGCTTCCAAAGCCATCTTTGGGTTCACCGTGTTTATAGCGCCCGGCATCCTCATACTGGCTATCTCCATTTGTATTATCGTAGGCGTATTGGCCGGAATTATTCCCGCCAGGATCGCTGCTAAAATGGACCCGGTAGTAGCTATCAGAAGCAAATAG
- the tsaD gene encoding tRNA (adenosine(37)-N6)-threonylcarbamoyltransferase complex transferase subunit TsaD translates to MSITILAIESSCDETAAAVCRDGVILSNFIANQTVHEQYGGVVPELASRAHMQHIVPVVYAALQKANQQSGEPTDEKSIHNLLQSVNAIAFTQAPGLIGSLLVGAQFAKSLALALNVPLIAVHHMQAHVLANLIEDPKPEFPFLCLTVSGGHTQIVLCESPLSLKVIGETMDDAAGEAFDKSAKLLGLPYPGGPLIDKYAQTGDPNRFKFPEPQIPGLNFSFSGLKTAILYFLQENTASNPKFVEENLADICASIQHRIISILLNKVKAAARTTGIDQICIAGGVSANSGLRKALTEMGQKHNWRTFIPAFQYCTDNAAMIAMTAYYKFLENDFSELSVSPTARAEW, encoded by the coding sequence GTGAGTATTACAATTCTAGCAATCGAATCATCGTGCGATGAAACAGCCGCTGCTGTTTGCCGTGATGGCGTCATTCTTTCCAATTTTATTGCCAATCAAACCGTGCATGAACAATATGGCGGGGTGGTGCCCGAGCTGGCCAGCCGCGCTCATATGCAGCATATAGTGCCGGTGGTATATGCCGCCCTGCAAAAAGCCAATCAGCAAAGCGGTGAACCCACGGATGAAAAATCCATTCACAACCTGTTACAAAGCGTAAACGCCATTGCCTTTACCCAGGCGCCGGGCCTCATTGGGTCGCTGCTGGTGGGGGCGCAATTCGCCAAATCGCTGGCGCTGGCGCTGAACGTGCCGTTGATTGCCGTGCATCATATGCAGGCGCATGTGCTGGCCAACCTCATTGAAGATCCCAAACCGGAATTCCCCTTCCTGTGTTTAACGGTAAGCGGTGGCCATACCCAGATCGTGTTGTGCGAATCGCCGCTTTCGCTGAAAGTGATTGGCGAAACCATGGACGACGCCGCCGGCGAAGCATTTGATAAATCTGCCAAATTATTGGGTCTGCCCTACCCGGGCGGGCCGCTTATTGATAAATACGCCCAAACAGGCGATCCCAACCGGTTCAAATTTCCCGAACCGCAGATCCCCGGTCTGAACTTCAGCTTTAGCGGATTAAAAACCGCCATCCTGTATTTCCTGCAGGAGAACACAGCCAGTAATCCCAAATTCGTAGAAGAGAACCTGGCCGATATTTGCGCTTCCATTCAACACCGCATCATCAGCATTTTGCTGAACAAGGTAAAGGCTGCAGCGCGCACTACCGGTATCGATCAGATCTGTATTGCCGGCGGCGTTAGCGCCAACAGCGGCTTACGCAAAGCCCTTACCGAAATGGGTCAAAAACACAACTGGCGCACCTTTATTCCCGCCTTTCAATACTGTACCGACAATGCCGCTATGATTGCCATGACAGCTTATTATAAGTTTTTGGAGAATGATTTTTCGGAATTAAGCGTTAGTCCTACTGCCAGAGCGGAATGGTAA
- a CDS encoding tRNA1(Val) (adenine(37)-N6)-methyltransferase: protein MKVCTDACILGAWFSHKIPQDGMVLDIGAGTGLLMMMLAQRSQSGIHGFEIDPAAYAQCQDNIGQNDWQERLTVFHGDARDFQSPFKYDFIISNPPFFESDLHSASDQEKIAKHSTHLTLEELIRVMDTNLKPDGSFGILLPYHRWEYFDQLARRQNFSLKEQLVVKQSPKHTPFRSILHYTRAKVHFATTHHLTIQEIDRVYTPEFVEMLKDYYLYL, encoded by the coding sequence ATGAAAGTCTGCACCGATGCCTGTATCCTTGGCGCCTGGTTCTCCCATAAAATTCCGCAGGATGGGATGGTGCTGGATATTGGGGCGGGAACCGGGCTGTTGATGATGATGCTCGCTCAGCGCTCCCAGAGCGGGATCCACGGCTTCGAGATCGATCCGGCCGCTTATGCGCAATGCCAGGACAACATCGGCCAAAACGACTGGCAGGAACGCCTGACCGTATTCCACGGCGACGCCCGCGACTTTCAATCTCCATTTAAATACGATTTCATTATTTCCAACCCGCCTTTTTTTGAATCTGACCTGCATTCGGCCAGTGACCAGGAAAAAATAGCCAAACACAGCACCCACCTTACCCTGGAAGAACTGATCCGGGTGATGGACACCAACCTGAAACCAGACGGGTCCTTTGGCATCCTGCTTCCCTACCACCGGTGGGAATATTTCGATCAACTCGCCCGCAGGCAAAACTTCTCCCTAAAAGAACAACTGGTGGTAAAACAATCGCCCAAACATACCCCTTTCCGGTCAATTTTACATTACACGCGCGCCAAAGTCCATTTTGCCACCACCCACCACCTCACCATCCAGGAAATTGACCGCGTTTATACCCCTGAGTTCGTAGAAATGCTGAAAGATTACTATCTCTACCTCTGA
- a CDS encoding CHAT domain-containing protein: MGEQVKATIRGIVWKGWLLLATLLVCSYRTGNPAQPSPALLALYKKASRLFHLPNPTDATDSLAMTAYQQLIAQHNKTGEVPDTMLFYAHKNLGILLDVQTSYAAAIKAYLQAQRIKQQHPQWSDSLLYEIAEHAGSAYYHLNNFDSASYFLHQAEALAQRFPHIPEKERLYNDLGVLYYENGNYLQSRNYFTQALDIINKRPPKDATWVVNIENNMAAASYKLGQYQQAITIYKTICSQKVFTSQIFLNLGLAYKAMGNYAEALKWFHQVNTTTLPRVFNELAHTHLLLQHPDSTGYYLQQFARSTSPNKAPPNSMYTGMYYLYRGYWQIDQRQYNDALKSLQQAIIVFSGHFNNPNVQANPVQFTGAFTSYRLFDALFKKAATFEAIYKATHTETWLQAALQTYSSAITLLRFIEKSYDTDEAKLFLKNNSQQVYQNAVTVCLQLHALHPNKGYAQQAFVMAERNKASVMYSGITQKGFRKLAGIDPALLQQERNIKYNLARLSIRNDQTQDSAALVSLANEKAGYEIQLAQVQHALEQNSLYYQLKYQETYPRPDSLQQYLGRNQAVISFYATGNTLHLFVITRSRFQQAGIDSFASLQQAITYWLTALQHPENGRRFKGAPWGQQLYQRLVKPLQALTGDATEWIIIPDNILYYLPFESLPREAGGADAPPLLETTEISYQFSTRFIVAQAARKHSLNTSLQTLAFAPFAQAGKPFPHPEYTFMQQLPASAQEIAHLPGLSFTNQQATKEKFLQHLQQYPVIHLATHAIADTGNSAASFIAFYPQTGERTQDALYLEELYGLNMEKTQLMIISACETGHGQLVNSEGVLSLTRGFAYAGCASMVNSLWKADDNSTAAILHQFHIYLQKGYTKSKALRQAKLDYLHSNALYKTPDYWAHLILTGDNQPLVKAVTWYWWLLVIGALVAVVLGMSWLKRRKKST, encoded by the coding sequence ATGGGAGAACAGGTGAAGGCAACAATACGGGGCATCGTATGGAAAGGCTGGCTGCTGCTGGCAACCCTGTTGGTTTGCTCGTATCGTACCGGTAACCCGGCTCAGCCCTCGCCCGCCCTACTGGCGTTGTACAAAAAAGCCAGCCGGTTGTTTCATTTGCCCAACCCCACCGATGCTACCGACAGCCTGGCGATGACTGCCTACCAACAGCTGATTGCACAGCACAATAAAACCGGCGAAGTACCGGACACGATGCTGTTCTATGCCCATAAAAACCTGGGCATCCTGCTTGATGTGCAAACCAGTTATGCAGCTGCCATTAAAGCGTATCTGCAGGCGCAACGCATCAAACAACAGCACCCGCAATGGAGCGATAGCTTATTATACGAAATAGCCGAACACGCCGGTTCTGCCTATTATCACCTGAACAATTTTGATTCGGCCAGTTATTTTTTACACCAGGCCGAAGCCCTGGCGCAACGGTTTCCCCATATTCCTGAAAAAGAAAGGTTGTACAACGACCTCGGTGTTTTATACTACGAGAACGGCAATTACCTGCAAAGCCGCAATTACTTTACCCAGGCGCTGGACATCATCAATAAACGGCCGCCGAAAGACGCCACCTGGGTGGTAAACATCGAGAACAATATGGCAGCCGCCAGCTACAAACTGGGTCAATACCAGCAGGCCATCACCATCTACAAAACCATTTGCTCGCAAAAAGTATTTACCAGCCAGATCTTTTTAAACCTGGGACTGGCCTATAAAGCCATGGGCAATTATGCAGAGGCGCTAAAATGGTTTCACCAGGTAAATACCACTACCCTGCCGCGCGTATTTAACGAACTGGCGCATACGCATCTGTTGTTGCAGCACCCCGATTCAACCGGTTATTACCTGCAGCAGTTTGCCCGTTCCACTTCGCCCAATAAAGCGCCGCCCAACAGCATGTATACGGGTATGTATTATTTGTACCGGGGCTACTGGCAGATTGATCAACGGCAATACAACGACGCATTAAAAAGCCTGCAACAGGCCATCATCGTTTTCAGCGGACATTTCAACAATCCCAACGTACAGGCGAACCCCGTACAGTTTACCGGCGCCTTTACCTCCTACCGCCTCTTTGATGCGCTGTTTAAAAAGGCTGCCACGTTCGAAGCCATATACAAAGCCACCCATACCGAAACCTGGCTGCAGGCAGCTTTACAAACATATTCCAGCGCTATCACCCTGTTGCGGTTTATTGAAAAAAGTTACGATACCGACGAGGCCAAATTATTTTTGAAGAACAACAGCCAGCAGGTGTATCAGAACGCCGTAACGGTTTGCCTACAGTTACATGCCTTACATCCCAACAAAGGCTATGCGCAGCAGGCCTTTGTAATGGCAGAACGCAACAAGGCATCGGTCATGTACAGCGGCATCACCCAAAAAGGGTTCCGCAAATTAGCCGGCATCGATCCCGCCCTGTTGCAGCAGGAACGGAACATCAAATACAACCTGGCCCGCTTAAGCATCCGCAACGATCAAACGCAGGACAGCGCCGCACTGGTTTCACTGGCCAATGAAAAAGCGGGGTACGAGATTCAGCTGGCGCAGGTACAGCATGCCCTGGAGCAAAACAGTTTGTATTATCAACTCAAATACCAGGAAACCTATCCCCGACCCGATTCACTGCAACAATACCTGGGCCGTAACCAGGCGGTGATCAGCTTTTATGCAACGGGCAATACCCTTCACCTCTTTGTTATTACCCGCTCGCGGTTTCAACAGGCCGGCATCGATTCGTTTGCTTCGCTGCAACAGGCCATTACCTATTGGTTAACGGCATTACAGCACCCCGAAAACGGCCGCCGCTTCAAGGGTGCGCCCTGGGGGCAACAATTGTATCAGCGCCTGGTAAAACCCTTACAGGCCTTAACCGGCGATGCCACCGAATGGATCATTATCCCGGATAACATCCTGTATTACCTGCCGTTTGAATCATTACCCCGCGAAGCGGGGGGAGCCGATGCCCCGCCATTGCTGGAAACAACCGAGATCAGTTATCAGTTTTCCACCCGCTTTATTGTAGCGCAGGCGGCGCGAAAACATTCGCTCAATACCAGTTTGCAAACCCTGGCCTTTGCGCCCTTTGCGCAGGCGGGTAAACCCTTTCCGCATCCGGAATATACGTTTATGCAGCAATTACCGGCCTCTGCGCAGGAGATCGCGCATTTACCGGGACTTTCCTTTACCAATCAGCAGGCCACCAAAGAAAAGTTCCTGCAACACCTGCAGCAATACCCGGTGATACACCTGGCTACGCATGCCATTGCCGATACCGGCAACAGCGCGGCCTCCTTTATTGCCTTCTATCCGCAAACCGGGGAGCGCACCCAGGATGCATTATACCTGGAAGAACTGTATGGGTTGAATATGGAAAAAACGCAACTGATGATCATCAGCGCCTGTGAAACGGGGCACGGACAACTGGTGAACAGCGAAGGCGTGCTGAGCCTTACGCGCGGTTTTGCCTATGCCGGTTGTGCGAGTATGGTAAACAGTTTATGGAAAGCCGATGATAATTCCACGGCAGCCATTCTACATCAATTTCATATCTACTTACAGAAGGGTTATACAAAATCAAAAGCATTGCGGCAGGCAAAGCTCGATTACCTGCATAGCAATGCTTTATACAAAACGCCCGACTATTGGGCACATTTAATTCTCACAGGGGATAACCAGCCGTTGGTGAAAGCGGTTACCTGGTACTGGTGGTTGCTTGTTATAGGCGCCCTGGTGGCAGTGGTATTGGGAATGAGCTGGCTTAAAAGAAGAAAAAAGTCGACGTAG
- a CDS encoding tetratricopeptide repeat protein, whose protein sequence is MEDRNEHLLINYFDRTLEEREMREVEELINTDLEVRKQWQYLQLAVEAVEYAALYDQVAAVKENFRTIQPVEVLLPANRKNVRSIVRPFMRVAAAVVALIVGTVAYKYFTVSATHVYDKTFIAYNLSTSRGQATITDLEQAYRNQNWNGVIAAANSSSSLSDNKALFLAAMAHLQLKNFAAANQLFEQVLRNNSQTGDDYFRDEAQFYLAMSNLANNHPVQAIALLQQIRADKNHLYHQQAMQVGKMDLELLKIKANR, encoded by the coding sequence ATGGAAGACCGCAACGAACATTTACTGATCAATTATTTCGACAGGACCCTGGAAGAAAGGGAAATGCGCGAAGTGGAAGAATTGATCAATACCGACCTGGAAGTGCGTAAGCAATGGCAATACCTGCAACTGGCTGTTGAAGCAGTGGAGTATGCGGCATTGTACGACCAGGTGGCTGCGGTGAAAGAAAATTTCAGGACCATACAACCGGTTGAAGTATTACTGCCGGCTAACAGAAAAAATGTGCGCAGCATAGTACGTCCGTTCATGCGGGTTGCTGCAGCGGTTGTAGCATTGATCGTTGGCACCGTTGCCTATAAATATTTTACGGTAAGTGCAACACACGTGTACGATAAAACGTTTATTGCGTACAACCTGTCAACTTCCAGGGGACAGGCAACCATCACTGATCTTGAGCAGGCATACCGTAACCAGAACTGGAACGGAGTAATTGCCGCCGCTAATTCGTCTTCTTCCTTATCTGATAATAAAGCCTTATTCCTGGCCGCTATGGCCCACCTGCAGCTAAAAAACTTTGCAGCAGCAAACCAATTGTTTGAACAGGTATTGCGTAACAATTCCCAAACGGGTGATGATTACTTCCGGGACGAAGCCCAGTTTTACCTGGCTATGAGTAACCTGGCCAATAACCATCCCGTGCAGGCTATTGCGTTGTTACAACAAATACGGGCTGATAAAAACCATTTGTATCACCAACAGGCGATGCAGGTGGGAAAGATGGATCTTGAATTATTGAAAATCAAGGCAAACCGCTAA
- a CDS encoding RNA polymerase sigma factor yields the protein MISPVTKTTPAFTITMIKGSTTYADAELLTAIRRGDQLNNAIYFIYQQYSQTIQAFILANSGNPADAEDIFQETVVTFIDSVKKDRFRGESSVKTFLAAIARHLWLNELKKRERSEVREKAFENSRDVTEPDISQHMANREVNQQFQEVLGKLGESCKKLLTLFYYENMSMKEILHHLPYENEQVVRNKKYKCLQSLTEMIKQNPVIARLVNKL from the coding sequence GTGATCAGTCCGGTTACAAAAACAACCCCGGCGTTTACTATTACTATGATAAAAGGCAGTACGACGTATGCTGATGCGGAGTTACTAACCGCCATCAGAAGAGGGGATCAGCTGAACAACGCCATTTATTTCATTTATCAGCAGTATTCACAAACGATCCAGGCTTTTATTCTGGCCAACAGCGGTAACCCGGCAGATGCAGAAGACATCTTCCAGGAAACGGTGGTCACCTTCATCGATTCGGTGAAAAAAGACAGGTTCCGCGGTGAATCCAGTGTAAAGACCTTTTTAGCTGCCATTGCCCGTCACCTGTGGTTGAATGAATTGAAAAAGCGTGAACGGAGCGAAGTGCGGGAGAAAGCGTTTGAGAACAGCCGCGATGTTACTGAACCGGATATCAGCCAGCACATGGCAAACCGGGAAGTGAATCAACAGTTCCAGGAAGTGCTGGGGAAACTGGGTGAGTCCTGTAAAAAACTGCTTACCCTTTTCTATTACGAGAATATGTCGATGAAAGAAATTCTGCATCACCTGCCATACGAGAATGAACAGGTGGTACGAAATAAAAAATATAAATGCCTGCAATCACTTACGGAAATGATAAAACAAAACCCCGTAATTGCCCGGCTGGTGAACAAACTGTGA
- a CDS encoding helix-turn-helix domain-containing protein: protein MASNNKYIRKEILNVAKRVKKLIDDDPTTRISTAALANEAGISRNMLQIVFKNRYGSPIGRYKLRMRMAHAKYLLTTGKSIKEIAIMLHYSSISSFNNAFRTFYGQSPSEWRVRRR, encoded by the coding sequence ATGGCCAGTAATAATAAATATATTAGGAAGGAGATCCTGAATGTGGCAAAACGGGTGAAGAAATTAATTGACGACGACCCCACCACCCGCATCAGTACGGCTGCGCTGGCCAACGAAGCAGGGATTAGCCGCAATATGTTGCAGATCGTATTCAAAAACCGGTATGGCTCGCCCATTGGCCGGTATAAGTTGAGAATGCGTATGGCACATGCCAAATACCTGTTAACCACCGGCAAATCGATCAAGGAAATCGCGATCATGCTGCATTATTCGAGCATCAGTTCTTTTAACAACGCTTTCAGGACCTTTTATGGACAAAGTCCATCAGAGTGGCGGGTACGACGACGGTAA
- a CDS encoding helix-turn-helix domain-containing protein — MKNGTRRTLSAAIWYKQILDSECKVGLPANKLCLQLGMNRNTLQSTFKKLYGKSIREYQVQIRMEKALQLLETGIDVTQVAEELNYAKMSAFTNAFTAYFGFAPSALIKPVE, encoded by the coding sequence ATGAAAAATGGCACGCGGCGAACGCTGTCAGCAGCAATCTGGTACAAACAAATCCTGGACAGCGAATGCAAAGTTGGCCTGCCGGCCAACAAACTCTGCCTGCAATTAGGCATGAACCGGAATACCCTGCAATCAACATTCAAAAAATTATACGGCAAAAGCATCCGCGAATACCAGGTACAGATCCGGATGGAGAAGGCCCTGCAATTACTCGAAACCGGTATCGACGTAACACAAGTAGCCGAAGAACTGAATTACGCCAAGATGAGTGCATTTACCAATGCATTCACCGCTTACTTTGGCTTCGCCCCCTCTGCCCTGATCAAACCGGTAGAATAA